A single Musa acuminata AAA Group cultivar baxijiao chromosome BXJ2-1, Cavendish_Baxijiao_AAA, whole genome shotgun sequence DNA region contains:
- the LOC135581051 gene encoding uncharacterized protein LOC135581051 isoform X2 — protein sequence MDTPRVGRYSAYSARERHSRSVSGVCEDILNISPRLSYHGPATHFDRRPDYGKSFSFQEVTSSRISTTSSASSETPLTKSAAELVREISTLELEVIHLERHLLSLYRTAFDQYLVSSPTSVCYTSKPTAQCTAGSMGHDDELQKAHEKNDATNPDVLFDKAYLSKSFKRIEEDPFNFRHTEQSHVCYPNIVTGKTRYISGHRCLADHLGASIADHVPEICSKLSEDIVKCISAIYCKLASPPQIVELLDSPTPSMSSSSTFSPQDPGDNWSPKLHCETTARPSRYESYKDKNSPYSGMIEVPQICIDSERFKYASNKSLIRCLETMDPRKMEHEEQLAFWINIHNALVMHAFLAYGLRENHIKSTYSILKAAYNVGGHSVNAYTIQSSILGCQPHRPSLHLSKLFATKLSSGKDKHPYALDSLEPLVHFALCSGSSSDPALRAYTAKSIYQDLEVAKTEFIQANVSVVKETKIILPKILQYYAKDACLEIVDLLKMVYDYIPEAQRKSIQTCCKRRPDKYVEWSPYKSSFRYLVHTDLAKQ from the exons ATGGATACGCCCCGTGTCGGTCGTTATTCAGCCTATTCTGCCAGGGAGAGGCATTCTCGGAG TGTTTCTGGAGTCTGTGAAGATATATTAAATATATCACCTCGGCTTTCCTACCATGGTCCT GCTACTCACTTTGATAGAAGACCAGATTATGGGAAatctttcagctttcaagaggtgaCATCGAGTCGTATCTCCACCACATCTTCTGCTTCAAGTGAAACTCCACTCACAAAG TCTGCTGCAGAGTTGGTCAGAGAGATTTCTACCCTTGAGCTGGAAGTCATACATTTGGAACGACATCTGCTTTCGCTATACCGCACAGCTTTTGACCAATATCTAGTTAGCTCCCCCACTTCAGTGTGCTATACCTCCAAACCTACTGCACAATGCACTGCAGGAAGCATGGGGCATGATGATGAACTACAGAAAGCACATGAAAAGAATGATGCTACCAATCCAGATGTATTATTTGACAAAGCATATTTATCTAAAAGCTTCAAGAGAATTGAGGAAGACCCTTTCAATTTCAGGCATACTGAACAATCTCATGTGTGTTACCCTAATATAGTAACA GGTAAAACCCGTTATATTTCTGGACATCGCTGTCTAGCAGATCATCTTGGTGCATCAATTGCAGATCATGTACCTGAGATATGCAGTAAACTTTCCGAAGACATTGTCAAATGCATTTCTGCTATCTACTGCAAACTTGCAAGTCCACCTCAAATTGTGGAACTATTGGATTCACCTACTCCATCAATGTCATCTTCAAGCACATTTTCTCCACAGGACCCTGGTGATAATTGGAGCCCTAAGTTGCACTGTGAAACTACAGCAAGACCCTCTCGATATGAATCCTATAAAGATAAAAACAGTCCTTACAGTGGTATGATTGAAGTTCCACAGATATGTATAGACAGTGAAAGATTTAAGTATGCCTCTAACAA ATCTCTAATTCGATGCCTAGAGACAATGGACCCAAGAAAGATGGAACATGAAGAGCAACTGGCTTTCTGGATCAACATTCACAATGCATTGGTGATGCAT GCGTTTTTAGCATATGGGCTTCGCgagaatcacataaaaagcacATACTCAATACTGAAG GCAGCTTACAATGTTGGCGGACATTCAGTAAATGCTTATACTATTCAGAGTTCTATTCTTGGATGTCAACCCCATCGTCCATCTTTG CATCTGAGCAAACTATTCGCCACAAAGCTATCATCAGGGAAAGATAAACACCCATACGCCCTTGACAGTTTGGAGCCGCTTGTTCATTTTGCTCTTTGTTCAGGATCATCCTCAGACCCTGCT CTTCGAGCCTATACTGCCAAGAGTATCTATCAGGACCTGGAGGTTGCAAAAACTGAATTCATTCAAGCTAATGTGTCTGTCGTAAAAGAAACCAAGATCATCCTGCCAAAGATCTTGCAATACTATGCAAAAGATGCATGTCTAGAAATTGTTGACCTTCTCAAGATGGTCTACGACTACATTCCAGAGGCCCAGCGGAAGTCCATCCAGACATGCTGCAAAAGGAGGCCCGACAAGTACGTGGAATGGTCTCCGTACAAGTCATCCTTCAGGTATCTTGTGCATACAGATTTGGCGAAGCAATAG
- the LOC135581051 gene encoding uncharacterized protein LOC135581051 isoform X3: MDTPRVGRYSAYSARERHSRSVSGVCEDILNISPRLSYHGPATHFDRRPDYGKSFSFQEVTSSRISTTSSASSETPLTKSAAELVREISTLELEVIHLERHLLSLYRTAFDQYLVSSPTSVCYTSKPTAQCTAGSMGHDDELQKAHEKNDATNPDVLFDKAYLSKSFKRIEEDPFNFRHTEQSHGKTRYISGHRCLADHLGASIADHVPEICSKLSEDIVKCISAIYCKLASPPQIVELLDSPTPSMSSSSTFSPQDPGDNWSPKLHCETTARPSRYESYKDKNSPYSGMIEVPQICIDSERFKYASNKLSIFRSLIRCLETMDPRKMEHEEQLAFWINIHNALVMHAFLAYGLRENHIKSTYSILKAAYNVGGHSVNAYTIQSSILGCQPHRPSLHLSKLFATKLSSGKDKHPYALDSLEPLVHFALCSGSSSDPALRAYTAKSIYQDLEVAKTEFIQANVSVVKETKIILPKILQYYAKDACLEIVDLLKMVYDYIPEAQRKSIQTCCKRRPDKYVEWSPYKSSFRYLVHTDLAKQ; this comes from the exons ATGGATACGCCCCGTGTCGGTCGTTATTCAGCCTATTCTGCCAGGGAGAGGCATTCTCGGAG TGTTTCTGGAGTCTGTGAAGATATATTAAATATATCACCTCGGCTTTCCTACCATGGTCCT GCTACTCACTTTGATAGAAGACCAGATTATGGGAAatctttcagctttcaagaggtgaCATCGAGTCGTATCTCCACCACATCTTCTGCTTCAAGTGAAACTCCACTCACAAAG TCTGCTGCAGAGTTGGTCAGAGAGATTTCTACCCTTGAGCTGGAAGTCATACATTTGGAACGACATCTGCTTTCGCTATACCGCACAGCTTTTGACCAATATCTAGTTAGCTCCCCCACTTCAGTGTGCTATACCTCCAAACCTACTGCACAATGCACTGCAGGAAGCATGGGGCATGATGATGAACTACAGAAAGCACATGAAAAGAATGATGCTACCAATCCAGATGTATTATTTGACAAAGCATATTTATCTAAAAGCTTCAAGAGAATTGAGGAAGACCCTTTCAATTTCAGGCATACTGAACAATCTCAT GGTAAAACCCGTTATATTTCTGGACATCGCTGTCTAGCAGATCATCTTGGTGCATCAATTGCAGATCATGTACCTGAGATATGCAGTAAACTTTCCGAAGACATTGTCAAATGCATTTCTGCTATCTACTGCAAACTTGCAAGTCCACCTCAAATTGTGGAACTATTGGATTCACCTACTCCATCAATGTCATCTTCAAGCACATTTTCTCCACAGGACCCTGGTGATAATTGGAGCCCTAAGTTGCACTGTGAAACTACAGCAAGACCCTCTCGATATGAATCCTATAAAGATAAAAACAGTCCTTACAGTGGTATGATTGAAGTTCCACAGATATGTATAGACAGTGAAAGATTTAAGTATGCCTCTAACAAGTTGAGTATCTTCAG ATCTCTAATTCGATGCCTAGAGACAATGGACCCAAGAAAGATGGAACATGAAGAGCAACTGGCTTTCTGGATCAACATTCACAATGCATTGGTGATGCAT GCGTTTTTAGCATATGGGCTTCGCgagaatcacataaaaagcacATACTCAATACTGAAG GCAGCTTACAATGTTGGCGGACATTCAGTAAATGCTTATACTATTCAGAGTTCTATTCTTGGATGTCAACCCCATCGTCCATCTTTG CATCTGAGCAAACTATTCGCCACAAAGCTATCATCAGGGAAAGATAAACACCCATACGCCCTTGACAGTTTGGAGCCGCTTGTTCATTTTGCTCTTTGTTCAGGATCATCCTCAGACCCTGCT CTTCGAGCCTATACTGCCAAGAGTATCTATCAGGACCTGGAGGTTGCAAAAACTGAATTCATTCAAGCTAATGTGTCTGTCGTAAAAGAAACCAAGATCATCCTGCCAAAGATCTTGCAATACTATGCAAAAGATGCATGTCTAGAAATTGTTGACCTTCTCAAGATGGTCTACGACTACATTCCAGAGGCCCAGCGGAAGTCCATCCAGACATGCTGCAAAAGGAGGCCCGACAAGTACGTGGAATGGTCTCCGTACAAGTCATCCTTCAGGTATCTTGTGCATACAGATTTGGCGAAGCAATAG
- the LOC135581051 gene encoding uncharacterized protein LOC135581051 isoform X1: protein MDTPRVGRYSAYSARERHSRSVSGVCEDILNISPRLSYHGPATHFDRRPDYGKSFSFQEVTSSRISTTSSASSETPLTKSAAELVREISTLELEVIHLERHLLSLYRTAFDQYLVSSPTSVCYTSKPTAQCTAGSMGHDDELQKAHEKNDATNPDVLFDKAYLSKSFKRIEEDPFNFRHTEQSHVCYPNIVTGKTRYISGHRCLADHLGASIADHVPEICSKLSEDIVKCISAIYCKLASPPQIVELLDSPTPSMSSSSTFSPQDPGDNWSPKLHCETTARPSRYESYKDKNSPYSGMIEVPQICIDSERFKYASNKLSIFRSLIRCLETMDPRKMEHEEQLAFWINIHNALVMHAFLAYGLRENHIKSTYSILKAAYNVGGHSVNAYTIQSSILGCQPHRPSLHLSKLFATKLSSGKDKHPYALDSLEPLVHFALCSGSSSDPALRAYTAKSIYQDLEVAKTEFIQANVSVVKETKIILPKILQYYAKDACLEIVDLLKMVYDYIPEAQRKSIQTCCKRRPDKYVEWSPYKSSFRYLVHTDLAKQ from the exons ATGGATACGCCCCGTGTCGGTCGTTATTCAGCCTATTCTGCCAGGGAGAGGCATTCTCGGAG TGTTTCTGGAGTCTGTGAAGATATATTAAATATATCACCTCGGCTTTCCTACCATGGTCCT GCTACTCACTTTGATAGAAGACCAGATTATGGGAAatctttcagctttcaagaggtgaCATCGAGTCGTATCTCCACCACATCTTCTGCTTCAAGTGAAACTCCACTCACAAAG TCTGCTGCAGAGTTGGTCAGAGAGATTTCTACCCTTGAGCTGGAAGTCATACATTTGGAACGACATCTGCTTTCGCTATACCGCACAGCTTTTGACCAATATCTAGTTAGCTCCCCCACTTCAGTGTGCTATACCTCCAAACCTACTGCACAATGCACTGCAGGAAGCATGGGGCATGATGATGAACTACAGAAAGCACATGAAAAGAATGATGCTACCAATCCAGATGTATTATTTGACAAAGCATATTTATCTAAAAGCTTCAAGAGAATTGAGGAAGACCCTTTCAATTTCAGGCATACTGAACAATCTCATGTGTGTTACCCTAATATAGTAACA GGTAAAACCCGTTATATTTCTGGACATCGCTGTCTAGCAGATCATCTTGGTGCATCAATTGCAGATCATGTACCTGAGATATGCAGTAAACTTTCCGAAGACATTGTCAAATGCATTTCTGCTATCTACTGCAAACTTGCAAGTCCACCTCAAATTGTGGAACTATTGGATTCACCTACTCCATCAATGTCATCTTCAAGCACATTTTCTCCACAGGACCCTGGTGATAATTGGAGCCCTAAGTTGCACTGTGAAACTACAGCAAGACCCTCTCGATATGAATCCTATAAAGATAAAAACAGTCCTTACAGTGGTATGATTGAAGTTCCACAGATATGTATAGACAGTGAAAGATTTAAGTATGCCTCTAACAAGTTGAGTATCTTCAG ATCTCTAATTCGATGCCTAGAGACAATGGACCCAAGAAAGATGGAACATGAAGAGCAACTGGCTTTCTGGATCAACATTCACAATGCATTGGTGATGCAT GCGTTTTTAGCATATGGGCTTCGCgagaatcacataaaaagcacATACTCAATACTGAAG GCAGCTTACAATGTTGGCGGACATTCAGTAAATGCTTATACTATTCAGAGTTCTATTCTTGGATGTCAACCCCATCGTCCATCTTTG CATCTGAGCAAACTATTCGCCACAAAGCTATCATCAGGGAAAGATAAACACCCATACGCCCTTGACAGTTTGGAGCCGCTTGTTCATTTTGCTCTTTGTTCAGGATCATCCTCAGACCCTGCT CTTCGAGCCTATACTGCCAAGAGTATCTATCAGGACCTGGAGGTTGCAAAAACTGAATTCATTCAAGCTAATGTGTCTGTCGTAAAAGAAACCAAGATCATCCTGCCAAAGATCTTGCAATACTATGCAAAAGATGCATGTCTAGAAATTGTTGACCTTCTCAAGATGGTCTACGACTACATTCCAGAGGCCCAGCGGAAGTCCATCCAGACATGCTGCAAAAGGAGGCCCGACAAGTACGTGGAATGGTCTCCGTACAAGTCATCCTTCAGGTATCTTGTGCATACAGATTTGGCGAAGCAATAG